Part of the Melopsittacus undulatus isolate bMelUnd1 chromosome 12, bMelUnd1.mat.Z, whole genome shotgun sequence genome, CGGCTTTTCCTTTCCCGTCGGCCGGTTCCCGGTGCCGTGATTGACACCATCGACCCCTCCGCCCGCCCCGAAGCACATCCCATCCCTCCCCGCCGGCAGCTCGCCGTGCCCGGGAGGCGGGGAAGGGCCTCCCCAGCCCTTTGACACCGTCTCGGCAGGAGTTTCACTTCGCTTTCGCCGCTGCCGCAGCCGCTTCTGCAGGCAAACACCCCCGGCTTCCATGTGACGCCTCCGAGCCACTGAATGGGGGAAAGTGCCTATAAGGGAGACACTTTCCCTACgtgcaggagaaaatgaggGGACGGGGGGGCAGAAGCAGGAGGTGGTGGCtaggaggaagggaaaacagaaaaataaattaataaatcgCAGGGAACGAAGttgagggaagagaaacagggaCGCTGGGGAAGAAATTTGTGGGGATATTTCTTTATTCACCCCCCCTATCCGGTCCCCTCTCCCTGACAGGGATCGATCCAGCCGTCGCGGTGCTCGGTGCTGGCTGCGAAGGGGCCCGGGGAAGTTTCTTGCTCCCCAACGCCCTTCCCGGGGGGACACTGAGGCTTTAGGTTGTTTTCTGGTGTggatttttggttgttttgggttttttttaaggttcCCTCCCCCCCCGTCTGGAAGGAGGGGGGTCTCTCTCGCACCTCCCTGGATGGTGTGGTagaaaggaggggagtgagGTGGTGGGAGGGGGGGCTGGTGGTGGGAGGCTGTCgcggctgctgctcctgcattgGTGTCTCCCCTATGGACGAAAACAGCCCTCTGTCTCCCAAGGCAAATGCTTTCAGTATCGCCTCTCTGATTTCAGTCGCCGCCGCCGCCGAGCAAGCAGGGAAGGGAGCGCTGGAGGAGCGGCGCGGCGGCCGCAGCGCGCCCGCCCGCCCCGGCTGCCGCTCGCAGAAGATGCACTTCAGCACCGTCACCAGGGACATGGAAGGTGAGCGCTGCGCTCGGCCCCCCATGGCCGCCGGTCGGAATCCCGGCCACTGCTTCCCGGGGTGTTTGTACGCGTCCTGGCCCCGCGGCCGGGCCAAGGGGAATGCACAGAGCGCGGCCTGCCCGCAGAGCCGGCCAGAGGGGTTTTGCCGGGCCCCCTCAGCCTTCCTATGGAGAATGAGGCTCTGCCTGTACCCCAGTGGCGGCTTCCGACGGCTCTGCCGCTTGGATCCGCGTCTCCTCggaggtgctggagcatccCCCAAGTGTGCCGGCCGTGCCCAGGGCAGCGGCGGGCCGGAGCTCGGCTCCCGCTGGCTCTGTAGCTGCTGTCCGGCCTGGGAACTGCGGCGGAAATAACTCGAGAGACCCCCAGGACCTCGAGGAGCCCTTGAGCATCGGAGGGGATCCGAAGGGACCGTCCGATCCCCGGGGCGGCCTGTCATTCGCCGCAGGGCCCGCTCAAGCAGGCGCCCAAGGGCTGCTTGGCCGGGGCCGTTCCGGCGCTCCTCGGCGCGTATTCGGAGCTTTGGTCTGGTCCCCGACTGTTCGCCCTCTCTCGCCCGGGGATGAAAATAAGGGGGGGAATTGCCACTCGAGGTCTACCTGTCCCCTGTCAGCCGTGGCCCCAGAGCGAGGGACGTTACCTGCAGCGCGGCAGCTACACGGAAATAAGAACCAATTTCTGTCTCTGAgttccccttcctcctcttttttgttttcttttttttttttttggggggggggatgttaGGGGAGAAGCAGTCTGTGGAAGTTTGCTTTGTCCCAAATCGTGTGCAGCAAGGGAGGCCTTCTGCAGAGATCGCACGGGCTCTGCACCGCCGCGGCTCTTGGCAGATCTCTGGGgtttgcaaagggaaaaaaaaaaaaaaaagaaaaaaaaaggaagcaaaaaaaaaagggaagaaaaaaaaaaaagaaggagccGAGGCAGGCAGCGGGAGCAGCGAGCTCCCCGCCTGCCCCggggggagcggggctggggccAAGCAAAGCGGAAAGGGGGAGGCGCCCCACTGGGCTGGGCGCGGGGCAGGAGAGGAGGCGGAGGGCACCCCGCGGAGCCGGCCGGAGGCGGGGGCCGCACGGAGCGGCgcggagctgggggggggaagcGGGAGCCGGAGCGGAGCCCTGACCGCCTGTTTTTGGAATGATTTCAGCTATCTCCAGCCCCTGGCTCACCCAGCTGTCCCATTTTTGCGATGTTGCAGCTTTCACGGCCAACAGCCTGAGCAGCCTGAACGCCTCCGGGGGGTACCACCTCTCCCCTTCCCCGGGGGACCCGTACGGACAGCATGAACCGCCACACTACGAGCCTTGCACGGCTCAGCAGCATCCGCACCCgcagccacagccccagcacgGCTACCCCTtcggcggggcggcggcggcagccGGGGCCAATCCGCCGCCCCCAGGCCCCGAGCCGCCCGAGGGCGCCGGGGGAGCCGCCGCGGGGCCGGCCGCCGTCTCGGGCTGCTCCACGGGGTCGGCCACCGCGGCTAAGGCGCCAGTGAAGAAGAACCCGAAGGTGGCCAACGTGAGCGTCCAGTTGGAGATGAAGGCTCTGTGGGACGAGTTCAACCAGCTGGGCACCGAGATGATCGTCACCAAGGCCGGCAGGTCAGTGTGAAGCCTGTAAGCAGCCCGGTTCTTCACCCGctccctccggccccgggcacCCTGGCACGCCTGGGCGGTTGAATTCACGGTTCGGGGGAAAATCGAGGCTGGACAAGGGCAAGCTGCGGGGCAGCTTCTACCGGGGCGAAATCTGCGAGATCTTACGGCCCGAAGGCCTTGGGTGTTGCGGGGACGAACGCGCGGCTCCCACAGGCTGGAGGCGAAGGTGTGCGTGAGGCGGCCCGGTTCGGGGAGCCGCGCAGTGCGCTCTGCCGCCGGCTTTCACATCCGCTGGAAAGGGCTCCCTGCTCCTCCGGGAGCTTTCGGGTTTGGTTACCCCACACGGGACGTAGATCCGTGTTTGCGGAGGACACTGTGCTCCCGGGGCGGAAAGCGACGGCACGGGGCGGGGAGGAAAAGTCAACAAACCAACCCGTGCGGTACCTGTAACTAACTTCTTTATCACGGGCAGAGCTTTCCCCGCCAGCGGGGAAGCAAACAGACCCTCATTCTGCACCTTGAAACGTCTTCCAGGGCTGTTGTATTTCCCAGCTCTTCCGTAACGAGCCCGGCTGTGCCCGGCTCTCCTCGGCCCTGCTCTGAACGCTCCGCTCGGCTGGCCGGGACCCCGTTCCCTGCCAGGGAACAAAGGAAACGGTCTATGCGATCGCTTTAGAAACCAGCAAAAGTTGtgggggagaagagaagccCCAATCACGGTTGTTAATTACTGCATTTAGCTGAAGTCTCCGGGAAGCGCCGTGGCCGCGCCTGCTTGGGCAAAGCTGCGGAGCTTTCCCCGCGCGGGCTCCGGGCAAACGCTGCCTTAGGGGGGAGCAAGAGCATTGCTCGGGCTCGGGTCTGTTCCCTTGGTTTAAAATGATTCGGcggagaggagaaaagaaaaacaaactatcAAACCCAGCGGTGCCGGCTCTCACTGAGCCGCAGGGCAGCAGTGCGAGCTccgggtgctgctgcagctccgtCGCAGGGGAGAAGGGCGCAGTGCTGCCGGTTGGGCTCCGCTCCGAAAGGGCCCAGCACAAGCGGTAACCGCCGCCGTGCGCTCCCGCTTTCCCTCCAGCAGTTTTGAGGGTCTAGAATATACAGACATGTTTCTGTATATACGCAGGGTGGGGggagttgtttggtttggtttttaattagCAGTTTACTAAAGTCCCCGCGATACCGGGCGGAGGGGCTGGCGCGGCCGTGCGGGACCCCGGGCGTGATTTACCTCAGCCGGTGCCTGCCCCGGCGCCGGGCTGCGCAGCCCGCTGTCTCCGGCTGCGGCCCCTGAGCCCGGCGCCGGGATCGGCGCTGCTTTCCGTAGCGGAAAAGGTCGTTGAGGCTCCAGGCGGAGGCTCTCTGCAAACAGAAGCTCTTCGATCTGGCTTTCTTGGCTCTCCCGAAAGCATTGCAAATACCCCACTCCAAAAGGGCTCGGAAATAAACCAGCTCGATTTGAATTAGAGCCTTTTCCCGCTTCTTTTCGCTTGTTTTCTGACACCGACAGATATCCAGACAGGGGTGTGAAAACAGGAGAAACTGGGGTAAAAccagcaggaaaagaagggCTCAGCGAAAGCGCTTCAAAGCCTGTTCTctcccagctcctctgggcTGGCCTTGCTGTTTGTCTAGGTGGGTCTTATAATCTcgggttgtttgttttaaaacttagttttaaaacaagaaacacCGGAACTGGAGCTAATGGGGGCTTTtacacctttaaaaataataataacagagGGAGCAATTGAGAACGTCTGTCACAGTTTGTAAAAGCGTTGCAGAGAGGGAGGCGCAGCGCCCGATCCCAATGCTGCCCGGCAGTGCCGGGCCTGGGCTTGAAGGTGCTGCGGGGCCAGAGCCCGCTGCCCATCGCCCTGGCAGGTAGCCTGTCCTCAGCGTAGAGTAACGGCACACAACCAAAAAAGCTCCGGGAAGAGGCACGGCGGGTCCGGCCGTGCACCCCGAGAATGAGCCGGGGGGAGACTCCGTGTCCGGGTTTGATCCGGGTTGTTTTTACTGGGGATGTTGGGAGTTTGGTTTTTCAATGGCTGCAAATCACCTTCCCGAAATGCGGACCGCTGCTGCTCATTTCGTTTCCTACTCGGGACAAGAAGTGtagcaaacaaaactgaagctgtAACGAGCCCATATGCGAGGGCGAATCCCGCCAGGGAGCCGCAGGCCAGGCCCTGTCCCCGCAGTGTGCAGAGGGAGGTGGGGTTGCCCGACCCCATCCCTTAGCCCGCCCCCGATCGTATTTTCCCCCTCGAAGGGATCGTGCCCTCCCTGAGCGTGGGACCCGCGCCCCCGGCTATAGCTTGGGGTCTGCAGGGGCCTGCGCAGACTAGAGCAGCGGGGACAGCCCTGGGGGGCGAACTGCCTTACCCGGGAGCCTCGGGCACGTTCGCGCTCTCATTTTGACCCGTTAAAGGTGCGTGGACAGGGAGCTCGGCCGGGTTCTGATAAGGAAGCGGAGGCGAGAGCGGGTTCGCTGAGggatccccattgccccctagTCCCTGCCCGCCTCGGGGTGTGTTTGCCCTCCGGGCTGCGGGAGGTCTCCTGTTAGCCCCAGAAACCACAGTGCTACAACCGCTGCTTTAAAACGGGCACAGATTTGGGGGAAAAATTGCAGAAGTGGGAACCCTCACATCGCCTGCAGGAGGTTCTAAACATGCCCTCCGGGCTGCCCAAGcttcccagggctctgccagcagctcagcGTGGTGTGTCCAGAGATGGGGTAATGCCTTGCATCTGCCTCAAATCAGGTCAGCTGGAAAAAGGATGAGGAAGCTGAGGGGAGGaaattcttttcacttgtaTCTCCCCATGACAAAAGCTGCGGTGGTACTTGTTTCCCCTTCTCCGGTTTGACATTTTGGGTGTCCAACACAAACGGTCCTGGAACcggcaggagaggcagggcCCAGCTCGtcctgcaggatgctgcagaggacCAGGGGACACGGCAGCCTCTTTCTCCACACTGACCGGCAGCATCTGTCTTTTTCTGCCATTCTGGCCGGCGGTTCCTGCGAGGGGGTCGAACATTGCAATTGGGTAGGAAtcagggcagcaggaggtgggagaACTTGGAAGGTTGTGGGGCTCCCGTTCACAGCACCCCCGGTAAGGGAGGGTGTATCTGCGTCAGCCCCTCAGGGATCCCACTGCCCCTCAACTCAGTTCTGCTCTCTCTCCCTTCTGTGCCAGGCGCATGTTCCCCACCTTCCAGGTGAAGATATTCGGGATGGACCCTATGGCAGACTACATGCTCCTCATGGATTTCGTCCCTGTGGACGACAAAAGATATCGGTAAGTAGCACGCTGCCCATCCGTGGCTCTCAGCACTGTGAGAGCTGGAGGGTCGCTGCTCACTTCCTGTACCCTCGGGGCTCGCGGGTGCGCTTCTGGGCCGAACACATGCCGGTGTGTCTGGGAGAAGACGCTGGATGTGGCTGCCCCAGGGTCTGTTTCACACCATTACGAGTTTGGGACCTGGAGGGGCTCGGCTGCACTGGCACAGACCCGTGGGGCCTCCTCGGCTTTCTCACAATGCCCGCGGCCGGACCGGGCAGGAGCTGCCTTGTCTTTCCCAGAAAAGCCCTCCCTGCCCAGTCTCCACCCGGCAAAAACCCCTTGCTCCCTAACGAATATTCCCTGGTGGTCCTCGAGTGCTGTAACCTCTGGGCTGTGGCTGGTGGCTCGGCAGGGCTGTACCGTGCCTGCCAGGGAGCTCACCGGGTGCTTGGGTGAAGAGAGTAGGGTTTGTGCAAAGTGCACGGGCCATCTGAGCCACAAAACCCTGGCCCTTGTTTCCAGCGTCAGCATGGGAAGGCCTTGGAAGCTGGCGACTCGCAAGGCAGTGATGGGGTCTGGTTTGGCACCCCTTTAATTTGAAGACAGAGAAAGGCGCATTATGTTTTTAGCTTCAGATCAGGACGCCGAGCAGGCAGCCGTGTAGGAATCGCAGGGTccaatatataaatatttagacagaTATCCAAATTCTCAGGGCGtcttagaaatgtttgcttGTCAAGGGAAGTGGGATATATAACATCCAATTGAGTATATCTTTAAAAAGTAATGTTTCTGCTCAAGTCCAATGGTGTCTAATTCCCCCTGTGCAAACACTGGCTTTTAAAGTAAACACGTGTATAGAAGATtggtttctctgttttaaatgtTACTGTTTAATATGTACtttgaaagaatgaaacaaGGCTGCTAAACTCTGGACCTGCTATTAATCTACATATAACTTTCCAGTCTTCACTTAAAGCCACAATATTACTGTATAGAGGGCTCCCTTTCAccctttacattttttttttagaggaagGGGGAGCTTTTGTGGCTTCTCTTCCAAATCTGTGCAGGTAGCTATAAATTTCCCCCATCCTGCAGATTTTTCATCTGCCAGTTCCATTAGCGACCTGCTAAACTATTAATTCTCCCCTCAACGACTCTGGCTGTGGAAAAGAGCTCACTCGCTGCCGTAGGACACGAATGGACAGGGGGGACTGGGATGGGGGACCCTACCCCCGGCCGAATCCTGCGAGGCCGCGGCGTGCTGGGTGGGAGCCGCTGGACCGCGTCTGAGGGTGCGCTCTCCCCCGGCAGGTACGCCttccacagctcctcctggctggTGGCCGGCAAAGCCGACCCCGCCACCCCCGGGAGGGTGCACTACCACCCCGACTCCCCGGCGAAAGGGGCGCAGTGGATGAAGCAGATCGTTTCGTTCGATAAGCTCAAACTGACCAACAATTTACTGGATGACAACGGGCATGTAAGTGTTGTCGGGCGAGGTTGCACAGACGCCCCGTGCCGTGGTTCCCTTGGGGTGTCCCAGCCCgcaccccattccccccccccccccggtagGGTAGCCGGCAGGGCCGGGGGCTGCGCTCTCCTCTCTCCATGCTCCGCCTGAATCAGTTATTGTCTCCTTGCTCGTTTTATCATTCAGATCATTTTGAACTCCATGCACAGATACCAGCCGCGTTTTCACGTGGTCTACGTGGACCCCCGGAAAGACAGCGAGAAATACGCGGAGGAGAACTTCAAAACCTTCGTCTTCGAGGAGACGCGCTTCACAGCCGTGACCGCCTACCAGAACCACCGAGTGAGGAGGCGACGGGGCCCGGGGCAACCGAAAATAGGGGTTGGGGTCGCCGCGGAGATACCGCTGGTGCAGGCGCGCCCTGCTCCGGGCTGTGGGAGTACGGCGGGGCGGGATTACCGCCGCCTCCTCCCCGTCTGCTAAACCCTATTCCGATAGCCGAGGAGCTGAGTTGAGCTCTGCGTCGCTGCACATCGAGGAAGCGATGTGAGCTGCAGCCCCACGGCCCGCTCCCCCGCTCCCGAGGGGAGCTCATTACCCGAGGCTGGAACTAGTTGGAAAACTACAGGCTTCCCGCTGGGAAATGTCACTCTCAATTTGTTAGGATAAATGTGCGATTTTACTTCTCTAAACTCGTAGCGGTCAACTCCTCCCTAGAATACAATGGCATGTTTAAAAAACGAAACGAAACAAAATAACCCACCCCCCCTAATTTGGTGCGGATTTCTGGGCAGCAGTTAATCCAATTGCTTCTTTAAATCGCATTAGTGTAACGTAAAGAGCAGAAATCCCAGCCTAGAGAGCAAATACGGATTCAAAGCAGGGgcttttcagtgctgctcagAGCCGCCTCACTCTTCTATGGGGCCGCAGCTGGTGCCACCCTCTGCAGCGGCTCCCGCGCATCGGCCCCGGATCCTCCGGGGTCCCTGCCGGGGCCAGAGCACGGCTGTGCCTTTAAGGGGCTTCGGAGTCCCTCCCGGCTGGCATTTGCTGATGGCTTCGGACAGCTGctctttctctcctgctttctaTCAGTTTGACCTCTAAGGCTGGAACTGTCACTGAGGGGCTTAGAGTTTGTTTTTCAACCCATTCCGGAAACTCACAATCACTTACTTTATCCATGGATTTGCTTAAATATAGAAAATGTCCTGCCTTCTCCAGTcgaattaaataaatacataagtaTGATTTATCCAGTGATTTGTCTTAGCTGCTCCAGTGGTGACCCATATAATGTGGCATTTTCTTACAAGTGCATTTACACAGCTCTTGCAGCCAATGCAGTCGCCTCTCCCTTCACCTTGAACTCCTATTAGATAGTGTCCTAGCCAGCGTTTTCTAACAGAGGGAAAGCACATGTTTGTGCGCTGTGGCAGAGCATGTCCAACTTCCAAACCCAGCTCAGGGGCATGCTTGCTGTCTGACCAGGGGTCCTGTGTGTGCCACTTTGAGACATTTCCCTGCTTCTCCCTACAGATCACACAGCTGAAGATCGCCAGCAACCCTTTCGCCAAGGGATTCAGAGACTGTGACCCTGAGGACTGGTAAGGCTTTGTCTTTATTGACTGTCACTACACCCCACACTCAGCCCCAGTTCTGCATGCACCTGCCCAGCTCGCATCTGCACAAGGCTTGCATGGAAGTTCAGGGGATGCAGTGCCCCATTTGCCAGCTGCaactcacagcagcagcactccaAGTGCTCATTCTGTTGCACCACTGGTATCACTTCTCCCTTTATTCTTCCAGGCCCAGGAATCACAGGCCAGGGGCCCTTCCTCTCATGAGTGCTTTTGCCAGATCCCGGAATCCAGTCTCTTCCCCGGCACACCAGAATGGGACAGAGAAAGGTGAGAGCCCGCAATGGCCTGGCCAGCCTGACACCCAGGACCACAGCGCGTGCATGCTCGGGGTCAGCCCTGCTTATCATGCTGGTGTACTGCTACCGGCAGCAGACACAGCTATGGTGTTAATGAGCTTTGCAGCACCAcctattttatttaacaaaaatagcCACCTTCATAGCCTAATTAATTTGCCCTAAGTCTAAAAGACTCACAGCTGTTGTGCTTAAGCAACtttgctgctttaaaatatacCACCCTCTTCCTTTAGTGTCTCTTTTTTGACTTTTTGGCAGCAAGTTCAGCTTTtcaggcagggatgcagtgatggCCACTGGCTCTCCTCACAATGCCCTTTTGATGTGCCCCAGCAGCACATTCAGGACCGACCCGCTCCCATTCAGGAGCTTCAGTCAGGTCAAGCAGCACCTCTGCCCATTGACTCCTTTTCCATTACGCAGAGCaaacaactgcagaaacaaCCAAGGGCCTTTCTTCCAACACACTCCAGGCCTGCAAAATAAAGGGAAGTCTGTATTTGTTTAGTGTTACACAATTACAAAAATTTCAGGCGTGTACCAGCTTGTCAGTCAATTCAGCTCCATTTATCTCAGTCAGAAGGTCCTGTCCCACAAGCCCCGGTTCCTGCTGCATGCCGCTGCGCACTCCGCTCGTTGCAAGCCTCGCTTTTACGGTCGCGCACCGCTTTTCCGTGCCTTGAAGCGAGCCGCGGCGGGGCTGACGCTGTGTGCTCCCGCAGATGCTGCCGAGAGCCGGCGGGAGTTCGAGCGGGAGGCGGCCGGCGGGACGGCGCTGCACGCCGAGGCCGCGCACCAGCAGCTCATGTCCCGCGTGCTCAGCCCCGCGCtgccgggcggcggcggcggcctgGTGCCCCTGGGCGGTGCGGGCGGCGGCCGGCCCAGCCCTCCCCACCACGAACTGCGCCTGGAGCCCGCCGCCTCGGAGCCGCTCCACCACCACCCCTACAAGTACCCGCCGGCGGCGGCTGCCGCCTACGACCACTACCTGGGGGCGAAGAGCCGGCCCGCGCCCtaccccctccccagcatccgcGGGCACagctaccaccaccaccaccaccaccatcaccaccacatgAACGCGGcggccgcggcggcggcggctgccaACATGTACTCGTCGTCCGGCGCTCCCGCCAGCTACGACTACGGGCCCAGATAACGGGGCCACCGACGGCGCGAGAGACTGGCTGCGGCCGCGCGTGCAGCGACCGTTACCGTCCTTTCTCCCCCTTCCCGCCTTTCCCTCTGTCCCCGCCTCACGAGTGAGCTGATAGGCCAGCTTGTCCTGACCGACACCCGCCGAGACCAATGGCAGGAAGCCGGAGCCCCCGTCCCGCTCCCCACCCGTCGGCGGGCCGCGAGGCGGTGTGTGGTGAGGGGTCGGGGTGGGTTGAGCGTTGTCCGCCGCGGTGTGACCCGCAGCTGCACTTTGATAAATGAAGCCATATGTCGTTCTGTATCTTCACCCTACCCCCGCGCCTCCGTTAAGCTGTGCCCTCGAGCGCGCCGGGCACTGAGGACCGCTGGAAGCGGTGGGAGGACGGGGAGCAGCAGCGGTGAGGTGATGCGCACCCTTCTCATTCACCCACCGGGTCTTTCGATGGAGGTTTGTTTTTGCAGGTGTCACGGGTATTTCGCAGCCCAGCGGGGTGTGTACGGTCAGcactgggcagggagagctgcgGGGATGGTCGTGAGCACCGGCGGTACCGGGCCCCGGGGTAGGGTGTAATTCTGCTCGGGTCGGTGTCAGTCTTTGCTGGGGGATGCTTGGTCTCATTTGCAGGTGGCTCAGGTGGTTCTGTGAGGACTGTCACAGGAGGCACAGTTTAGCTTAAGGGAACACTTTGAATCTTCACTGTCAGAACTAATGGCCCACTTCTCCTCCAGTCCCGACCTTCCCCTGAGTTTTGGGCTTCATTGGGGCGGCTTAACCACAACAGCATTTTCTGGAGCTGTTGAGAAGAGCCCATGGCCAAGAGCATGCCGTGTATATCTTCTGGTTTTCACAACAGTGGATGCTAAGGTTTAGAAACCAGCCTGGGGTGAGGGAATACTAACAGTTTAGGCTGTGTACTCCCAGCAATAGTTTGTAAACTGTCTGCTTCCCAGGCAGCCTCACAGTACTGCCTTTCTACATCCTTCCTCGAGCTCTTGACTCCCATTGAGAAGTGCCTTTTAGAGGAGCTTCAGGGTTTTTCCCCCCAAATGCCTCACCCTTTATATTTGGCTGACCCAAACTGCAGTAGTCCCAAAGCACCTATTCTGCACCTACCTGCTTGCTGCATCTCCCCTCTTAAAGCTGGTaagtactttttccttttttccctttaacatCTTCCTTCAGTAGTAGTCTTTCCGTATTGTTGAAAGGATGGGCCTGGCCTGTtcatcacagcttctctggtgaTGTGCTTTGGAcagttggtttgtgttttttgtcaGATGCTCACCAAGTGGCAGTCCCTTTATATTCAGAGAAGGTGTTGAGCAGCCCCTCAGCTGTGTTGGCATACAGTATTAtgaacatttttaattcttccacTAGTCTATGAAAAGAAGGGGCTTGTCTTTTTGAACGTTCTCTACTCATCCATGTTTGTGCATTTCTACTACAAACCTTTTAAAACATAATCTTTCCCTTGAGCAGGTGGCAGTGTTAATAGCAATGTTTATTCAGTTTCTGGCAGTGGGCTTTGGGcttccaaaatattttggaagGGTTTAAGAAGGGATACAGGCTAACATgagtattttatgtattttttttctgttgtaaaaaCCTCATATATCTGGATCCATGAAAAGACTTGtgcaaaaaatatgtattttattcgATATTTGCAGTGAATTGTGAGATTCTTAGTGTCTGACTAAACCATAATTAATGTTCTCAGAAAGGTTGATGTAAAATAGCCTTGTGCTTATTATTAGTCAGTCGGAAATGGCTCTTGGATGTGCTCTGTTGCTTTGCCGCTGTTACTTCAGAGTTTTCAGTATGATTTGTTACCTGTAAACTGATTAGTGCCAAAGCTTTGGTCAAATGTTTAATGAAGttgttatatttattatttctttcaaagattatacaaacacttctttttttttgttcttgataGCTGCAATgtaggaaaaaagtgaaaacaacCAAAGAATCACATCTGCAAACATTGTAGATACATGTAGATATCTGTAGATATATGTAGATAAtcttatttcatttaaattgaaAAGACATTGGACAGTGACATTTATAAatgttttccctcttctttctttctttcatttcttgttaGATTATTTTGGTATATTTGTCAGTTTGGCAGCTCTGAAGTCTAAACCTTCCTTACAAAATGATGTCATTTAAATAAGGAGGAATACTAAGCTGAGTTGTTAAGTCCGAGCAAAGAGTGAATTTCCGTAGGTGATTGctccctctcttccctcttcctggTTGCTGGAGCTGCCCATGGTTGTGATCTGTCATTGTGCCCCACTTGGCAGGGTTGGGGTCCCAGAACAGATACCATACATTTGTGTTGGTAAATACTTGCTTTCTTTAAACATACACAGTGTGCTGCAAGAAGTGCAGAATGGCCACACACCTTTCCAAACGTACTTCACTGCGCAAAAGATGAGAGGATTGCGTGACCCAGGACACCAGGACTAAACTGTGCTCTTACAGGAAGTGGCTCAAGGCCCTTGCCTTGATGGTAGGATTTTCAGTTTAGCTCTGTTAGGAATGCACAGAACTTCACACTATGGCTATGGGCCCTCTGGTTGTTCTGTCCTACTCTGTTCTTTGTGCTGTAGAAGAATCACTATAGAACTCCTGTGTCTGAATGGGAAGAAGACACCATGCAGTGGTGTCAAGGCTTGAGTTTGGACTAAGAAAATGGTATTTCTAACCTTGCTTTTAGGCCACCAACATGCAAGGTGCTTGTTATTAAGCATGGTAGCAGTCCATTTCATGTCACGTTTTAGTCCTCAAATCAAGCTTCCTCAGAGCTTTGactgctgttttctccttgtATGGCCATGTCTGTCTCGCTGGATGGAAAGCAAATAGGGTTGTTTTTGtatcccaaaaaaaaaatccagtttaaacaaacaaacagcccCAATCACTGTGCATTGACCAGTAGAAGCCTTTTGAAAATCACAGCAAATATGTAACACTTTAATTTCATGTTACCTCTCAGCCAGATAGTCACGATATGTCGTGTATAGGCCATACCTTATCCATGTATTGcagttttatttggaaaattacTTTGTATAGTTACATGGATGTTTAAGCGTCTCTCAG contains:
- the TBX1 gene encoding T-box transcription factor TBX1 isoform X1 produces the protein MDENSPLSPKANAFSIASLISVAAAAEQAGKGALEERRGGRSAPARPGCRSQKMHFSTVTRDMEAISSPWLTQLSHFCDVAAFTANSLSSLNASGGYHLSPSPGDPYGQHEPPHYEPCTAQQHPHPQPQPQHGYPFGGAAAAAGANPPPPGPEPPEGAGGAAAGPAAVSGCSTGSATAAKAPVKKNPKVANVSVQLEMKALWDEFNQLGTEMIVTKAGRRMFPTFQVKIFGMDPMADYMLLMDFVPVDDKRYRYAFHSSSWLVAGKADPATPGRVHYHPDSPAKGAQWMKQIVSFDKLKLTNNLLDDNGHIILNSMHRYQPRFHVVYVDPRKDSEKYAEENFKTFVFEETRFTAVTAYQNHRITQLKIASNPFAKGFRDCDPEDWPRNHRPGALPLMSAFARSRNPVSSPAHQNGTEKDAAESRREFEREAAGGTALHAEAAHQQLMSRVLSPALPGGGGGLVPLGGAGGGRPSPPHHELRLEPAASEPLHHHPYKYPPAAAAAYDHYLGAKSRPAPYPLPSIRGHSYHHHHHHHHHHMNAAAAAAAAANMYSSSGAPASYDYGPR
- the TBX1 gene encoding T-box transcription factor TBX1 isoform X2; protein product: MDENSPLSPKANAFSIASLISVAAAAEQAGKGALEERRGGRSAPARPGCRSQKMHFSTVTRDMEAFTANSLSSLNASGGYHLSPSPGDPYGQHEPPHYEPCTAQQHPHPQPQPQHGYPFGGAAAAAGANPPPPGPEPPEGAGGAAAGPAAVSGCSTGSATAAKAPVKKNPKVANVSVQLEMKALWDEFNQLGTEMIVTKAGRRMFPTFQVKIFGMDPMADYMLLMDFVPVDDKRYRYAFHSSSWLVAGKADPATPGRVHYHPDSPAKGAQWMKQIVSFDKLKLTNNLLDDNGHIILNSMHRYQPRFHVVYVDPRKDSEKYAEENFKTFVFEETRFTAVTAYQNHRITQLKIASNPFAKGFRDCDPEDWPRNHRPGALPLMSAFARSRNPVSSPAHQNGTEKDAAESRREFEREAAGGTALHAEAAHQQLMSRVLSPALPGGGGGLVPLGGAGGGRPSPPHHELRLEPAASEPLHHHPYKYPPAAAAAYDHYLGAKSRPAPYPLPSIRGHSYHHHHHHHHHHMNAAAAAAAAANMYSSSGAPASYDYGPR
- the TBX1 gene encoding T-box transcription factor TBX1 isoform X3, producing MHFSTVTRDMEAISSPWLTQLSHFCDVAAFTANSLSSLNASGGYHLSPSPGDPYGQHEPPHYEPCTAQQHPHPQPQPQHGYPFGGAAAAAGANPPPPGPEPPEGAGGAAAGPAAVSGCSTGSATAAKAPVKKNPKVANVSVQLEMKALWDEFNQLGTEMIVTKAGRRMFPTFQVKIFGMDPMADYMLLMDFVPVDDKRYRYAFHSSSWLVAGKADPATPGRVHYHPDSPAKGAQWMKQIVSFDKLKLTNNLLDDNGHIILNSMHRYQPRFHVVYVDPRKDSEKYAEENFKTFVFEETRFTAVTAYQNHRITQLKIASNPFAKGFRDCDPEDWPRNHRPGALPLMSAFARSRNPVSSPAHQNGTEKDAAESRREFEREAAGGTALHAEAAHQQLMSRVLSPALPGGGGGLVPLGGAGGGRPSPPHHELRLEPAASEPLHHHPYKYPPAAAAAYDHYLGAKSRPAPYPLPSIRGHSYHHHHHHHHHHMNAAAAAAAAANMYSSSGAPASYDYGPR